The Ensifer adhaerens genome contains a region encoding:
- the mprF gene encoding bifunctional lysylphosphatidylglycerol flippase/synthetase MprF: MTSSLPERATDDEQQAEGGWFSFLRRNRRYLSAAGTLFVIALFGFAIFHLTSEVQYDEVVQALADTSWISVAAAVFFTALSFLALTFYDVSALDYVKRKLPYADVALTAASAYAVGNTAGFGALSGGAIRYRSYSRLGIEPENIARIIAFVTLAFGLGLLAVTCLSLLAVGEYVAPMTGMDPLVLRVIAAVILGGLFTVFFLARDGREVSIGRLTLRLPDSRTVSRQFLVTALDLAASATVLYVLLPAGTIGWPAFLAVYSLAVGVGVLSHVPAGLGVFETIIIATLGHNADVDTILGALVLYRVIYHVLPLVIAIAVVIGIELRQLSGHPVASSVRRIGGRMTPLLLATLGIVLAIMLVLSSVTPTPDENLAFLEGLLPLPIVEGAHFLASLLGLALVVVSRGLALRLDGAWWASIVIGIAALLLSLIKAIAVVEAGMLAFFLVGLIVSRRLFVRPASLFGQALTVPWLTALGVICLGALVVLLFVYRDVEYSHELWWQFEFSAEAPRGLRALLGVTIGASMLAIWSLMRPATGAAEPASDDAMERALSIVEAQDMSDANLVRMGDKSLLFSADGRAFIMYGQRARSWIALFDPVGPIDAWPELIWHFIEKARAAGCRAVFYQVSPLGLAYYADAGLRAFRLGELARVDLARFELKGGKWANLRQQVSRAQRDGLEFRVVAPENVPDVMPDLTAVSDAWLAHHNAKEKGFSLGAFDPEYLREQPVAILTCGGRTVAFANILVTATKEEGTVDLMRFSPDAPKGAMDFLFAQVMEYLKAEGYRTFNLGMAPLSGMSTRQIAPVWDRAGRTFFEHGERFYNFKGLRAFKSKFHPQWQPRYLVASGGINPILALMDATFLIGGGLKGVVKK; encoded by the coding sequence ATGACATCCTCCCTACCGGAACGTGCAACCGACGACGAGCAGCAGGCGGAGGGAGGCTGGTTCTCCTTCCTGCGTCGCAATCGCCGTTATCTATCGGCTGCCGGTACGCTCTTCGTAATCGCACTTTTCGGCTTTGCGATCTTTCACCTGACGTCCGAAGTCCAGTACGACGAGGTCGTCCAGGCATTGGCGGATACCAGTTGGATCTCCGTCGCGGCGGCGGTGTTCTTCACCGCATTGAGTTTCCTCGCGCTCACCTTCTATGACGTCAGCGCTCTTGATTACGTCAAGCGAAAGCTGCCCTATGCCGACGTGGCGCTGACGGCGGCCTCGGCCTACGCGGTCGGCAATACTGCGGGGTTCGGGGCGCTCAGTGGCGGCGCCATCCGCTACCGCTCCTATTCGCGCCTCGGCATCGAGCCTGAGAACATCGCCCGCATCATCGCCTTCGTGACGCTCGCCTTCGGGCTCGGGCTGCTGGCGGTGACTTGCCTCAGCCTGCTTGCCGTCGGCGAGTATGTGGCGCCGATGACCGGGATGGATCCTCTGGTATTGCGCGTAATCGCGGCCGTGATCCTCGGCGGTCTGTTCACAGTGTTCTTTCTTGCCCGTGACGGGCGCGAGGTCAGCATCGGGCGTCTGACGCTTCGGCTCCCGGATTCGCGCACCGTTTCGCGCCAGTTCCTGGTGACGGCGCTCGATCTCGCCGCCTCGGCGACCGTTCTCTATGTTCTTCTACCCGCCGGCACGATCGGCTGGCCGGCCTTCCTTGCGGTCTATTCGCTGGCCGTCGGCGTTGGCGTCTTGAGCCATGTGCCGGCCGGTCTTGGCGTCTTCGAGACGATCATCATCGCGACGCTCGGCCACAATGCCGATGTCGACACCATTCTTGGCGCGCTGGTGCTCTACCGCGTGATCTATCACGTTCTGCCGCTCGTGATCGCGATCGCCGTCGTCATCGGCATCGAACTCCGCCAGCTGTCCGGTCATCCGGTTGCCTCCAGCGTGCGGCGCATCGGCGGCCGCATGACGCCGCTGCTTTTGGCAACGCTCGGCATCGTGCTGGCGATCATGCTGGTTCTTTCCAGCGTGACCCCGACGCCCGACGAGAACCTGGCATTCCTCGAAGGACTGCTGCCCTTGCCGATCGTTGAGGGCGCACACTTCCTCGCCAGCCTGCTCGGCCTTGCCCTCGTGGTCGTCTCGCGCGGACTGGCGCTGAGGCTTGACGGCGCCTGGTGGGCCTCGATCGTGATCGGGATCGCCGCGCTGCTGCTGTCGCTGATCAAGGCGATCGCCGTGGTGGAAGCGGGCATGCTGGCCTTCTTCCTGGTGGGGCTCATCGTCAGCCGCCGCCTGTTCGTGCGGCCGGCCTCGCTGTTCGGGCAGGCGCTGACGGTGCCGTGGCTGACGGCGCTCGGGGTCATCTGCCTGGGCGCGCTGGTCGTGCTGCTCTTCGTCTATCGCGATGTCGAATACAGCCATGAGCTCTGGTGGCAGTTCGAATTCTCCGCCGAAGCCCCCCGCGGCCTGCGCGCGCTTCTCGGCGTAACGATCGGCGCGAGCATGCTTGCGATCTGGAGCCTGATGCGCCCGGCAACCGGAGCCGCCGAGCCTGCCTCCGACGACGCGATGGAGCGGGCGCTCTCGATCGTCGAGGCGCAGGACATGTCCGATGCCAATCTGGTGCGCATGGGCGACAAGAGCCTGTTGTTTTCCGCCGACGGCCGAGCCTTCATCATGTATGGCCAGCGTGCTCGTTCCTGGATCGCGCTTTTCGATCCCGTCGGCCCGATCGATGCCTGGCCGGAGCTGATCTGGCACTTCATCGAAAAGGCGCGCGCGGCCGGCTGCCGGGCGGTTTTCTACCAGGTCTCGCCCCTGGGGCTTGCATACTATGCCGATGCCGGGCTGCGCGCCTTCCGGCTCGGCGAACTCGCGCGCGTCGACCTCGCCCGCTTCGAGCTGAAGGGGGGCAAATGGGCGAACCTGCGCCAGCAGGTGAGCCGCGCCCAGCGCGACGGGCTCGAGTTCCGTGTCGTAGCGCCCGAAAACGTTCCGGACGTCATGCCTGACCTGACCGCGGTCTCCGATGCCTGGCTCGCGCATCACAATGCCAAGGAGAAAGGCTTCTCGCTCGGTGCCTTCGATCCCGAGTATCTTCGCGAGCAGCCGGTGGCGATCCTCACCTGTGGTGGGCGTACGGTCGCATTTGCCAATATTCTGGTGACGGCGACCAAGGAGGAGGGGACCGTTGACCTCATGCGCTTTTCGCCGGATGCGCCGAAGGGCGCGATGGATTTTCTCTTCGCCCAGGTGATGGAGTATCTGAAGGCCGAGGGGTACCGTACCTTCAACCTTGGCATGGCGCCCCTGTCGGGCATGTCCACGCGCCAGATCGCGCCGGTCTGGGACCGGGCCGGGCGCACCTTCTTCGAACACGGCGAACGTTTCTACAACTTCAAGGGCTTGCGCGCCTTCAAGTCGAAGTTTCATCCGCAGTGGCAACCGCGCTATCTTGTCGCCAGTGGCGGCATCAATCCGATCCTCGCCCTGATGGATGCGACATTCCTGATCGGCGGCGGTCTCAAGGGAGTGGTGAAGAAATGA
- the hdaA gene encoding DnaA regulatory inactivator HdaA: MTKRPFEQIPLAFGHDPATGREDLLVSDRLSAAIAIVDHWPDWPAPVVIIAGPVGSGKSHLASIWKERAGAEVIHPLAGSDAALIAAERPVLFEDADRSGFDDTTLFHVINNVRQHGTSLLMTTRLWPMSWPVTLPDLRSRLKAATVVEIGEPDDELLTQVLIKLFADRQLFVDERLVGYIVQRMERSLEAAQTIVERIDHLALARGTKLSRALASEVLEELGNQRRSD, encoded by the coding sequence ATGACAAAACGCCCATTCGAACAAATCCCCCTGGCTTTCGGCCACGACCCGGCGACGGGTCGTGAGGACCTGCTCGTCTCCGACAGGCTGAGCGCGGCCATCGCCATCGTCGACCACTGGCCGGACTGGCCGGCGCCCGTGGTCATCATCGCCGGCCCGGTCGGCTCGGGAAAATCGCATCTCGCCAGCATCTGGAAGGAGCGGGCAGGAGCGGAAGTGATCCACCCGCTCGCCGGCTCCGATGCCGCGTTGATCGCGGCCGAAAGACCTGTTCTCTTCGAGGATGCCGACCGCAGCGGCTTCGACGACACGACGCTTTTCCACGTCATCAACAATGTGCGCCAGCACGGCACCAGCCTGCTGATGACGACGCGGCTCTGGCCGATGTCCTGGCCGGTGACGCTGCCGGATCTGCGCTCGCGCCTGAAGGCGGCGACCGTGGTCGAGATCGGTGAGCCGGACGACGAATTGCTGACGCAGGTGCTGATCAAGCTCTTTGCCGATCGCCAGCTTTTCGTCGACGAGCGGCTGGTGGGCTACATCGTCCAGCGCATGGAGCGCTCGCTGGAGGCAGCGCAGACGATCGTCGAGCGCATCGACCATCTGGCGCTGGCCCGCGGCACGAAGCTTTCACGCGCGCTCGCTTCCGAAGTTCTCGAAGAACTGGGAAATCAGCGTCGGTCCGATTGA
- a CDS encoding NUDIX domain-containing protein yields MSTQHDPRVRIVGRRTLWKGFAHLEEVTFEQQMSDGATVTLKREIHDHGNAATILLVDARRQSVILVRQLRVPVLLQGDPAYLIEAAAGLLDGDTPEEAICREALEETGYHVQDVIHLFDVYMSPGALTERTSFFVGHIDATEKRGDGGGLAHEGEDIEVLEIPFDEAVAMIATGEICDAKTIMLLQWAQLNRQQLFA; encoded by the coding sequence ATGAGCACCCAGCATGACCCACGCGTCAGGATCGTCGGCCGCCGCACGCTGTGGAAGGGCTTTGCGCACCTGGAAGAGGTGACGTTCGAACAGCAGATGTCCGATGGCGCGACCGTGACGCTGAAGCGGGAGATCCACGACCATGGCAATGCGGCGACCATCCTGCTCGTCGATGCCAGGCGCCAGAGCGTCATCCTGGTGCGGCAGCTTCGCGTTCCCGTTCTGCTCCAGGGCGACCCGGCTTATCTGATCGAGGCGGCCGCCGGGCTCCTCGACGGCGACACTCCGGAAGAGGCGATCTGCCGCGAGGCGCTGGAGGAGACCGGCTACCACGTCCAGGACGTTATCCACCTCTTCGATGTCTATATGAGCCCGGGGGCGCTGACCGAGCGCACGAGCTTCTTTGTCGGCCACATCGACGCCACCGAAAAACGCGGCGACGGCGGCGGGCTTGCGCATGAGGGCGAGGACATCGAAGTGCTGGAAATCCCCTTCGACGAAGCCGTCGCAATGATCGCGACCGGAGAGATCTGCGATGCCAAGACGATCATGCTGCTGCAGTGGGCCCAACTCAACCGGCAGCAACTGTTTGCCTAA
- a CDS encoding AI-2E family transporter, protein MDIKVSGSGLQRQVIFWLLVLAAFIAFLMVFSSILLPFLAGMALAYFLDPVADRLERFGLSRLMATVVILIGFVVVFVLALMVIIPVVVSQAADFIANIPGYAAKLQVLVNEAQTRLIPDWLASQMPSLKQSSGKLLEQGAAFLGTLFQQIWNSGVALLDVISLLVVTPVVAFYILLDWDRMVEKVDSWVPRDYVSDVRQIARDMNATIAGFVRGQGSLCLILGLYYGIGLSLVGLNFGLLIGLFAGMISFIPYVGSMVGLVLAVGVALVQFWPDYLWIGLVLAVFFSGQFMEGNILQPKLVGKSVGLHPVWLMFALLAFGALFGFVGLLVAVPAAAAIGVLVRFGIQRYLDSDLYHGHGKAVEKKAKSDKAA, encoded by the coding sequence ATGGATATCAAGGTCAGCGGTTCCGGATTGCAGCGCCAGGTCATTTTCTGGCTACTGGTGCTTGCCGCCTTCATTGCCTTCCTCATGGTTTTCAGCTCGATCCTGCTGCCGTTCCTGGCCGGCATGGCGCTTGCCTATTTCCTCGACCCGGTCGCCGACCGCCTGGAGCGGTTCGGCTTGAGCCGGTTGATGGCGACGGTCGTGATCCTGATCGGCTTCGTCGTCGTCTTCGTGCTGGCCCTCATGGTCATCATTCCTGTCGTCGTCAGCCAGGCGGCCGATTTCATTGCGAACATCCCCGGCTATGCCGCCAAGCTGCAGGTGCTCGTCAACGAAGCGCAGACGCGGCTGATTCCCGATTGGCTCGCGAGCCAGATGCCGTCGCTGAAGCAAAGCTCCGGCAAACTGCTCGAACAGGGTGCTGCCTTCCTCGGCACGCTCTTCCAGCAGATCTGGAACTCCGGCGTGGCGTTGCTCGACGTCATCTCGCTGCTGGTCGTCACCCCTGTCGTCGCCTTCTATATCCTGCTCGACTGGGACCGGATGGTCGAGAAGGTCGATAGCTGGGTTCCGCGCGACTACGTCTCGGATGTGCGCCAGATCGCCCGCGACATGAACGCGACGATCGCCGGATTTGTGCGCGGGCAGGGCTCGCTCTGCCTCATTCTTGGTCTTTATTACGGGATCGGCCTGTCGCTGGTCGGTCTCAATTTCGGTCTGCTGATCGGTCTCTTCGCCGGCATGATCAGTTTCATTCCCTATGTCGGATCCATGGTCGGCCTGGTGCTCGCCGTTGGCGTCGCGCTGGTCCAGTTCTGGCCGGACTATCTGTGGATCGGCCTCGTGCTTGCCGTCTTCTTCAGCGGGCAGTTCATGGAGGGCAATATCCTCCAGCCGAAGCTGGTGGGCAAAAGCGTCGGCCTGCATCCGGTCTGGCTGATGTTTGCGCTGCTTGCCTTCGGTGCACTGTTCGGTTTCGTCGGTCTTCTGGTCGCGGTGCCCGCAGCAGCCGCCATCGGCGTGCTTGTCCGCTTCGGCATCCAGCGCTACCTTGATAGCGACCTCTATCACGGGCACGGCAAGGCCGTGGAAAAGAAGGCGAAGAGCGACAAGGCCGCCTGA
- the purM gene encoding phosphoribosylformylglycinamidine cyclo-ligase encodes MSQSGKNGLTYSDAGVDIDAGNLMVEKIKPHVRSTRRPGADGEIGGFGGLFDLKAAGFTDPVLVAANDGVGTKLKIAIDANKHDTVGIDLVAMCVNDLVVQGAEPLFFLDYFATGKLDPDQGAAIVAGIAAGCRESGCALIGGETAEMPGMYSGGDYDLAGFAVGAAERGQLLPAGDISEGDVILGLASSGVHSNGYSLVRKIVTLSGLAWDAPAPFGEGTLADLLMTPTRIYVKPLLKAIRETGSIKALAHITGGGFPENIPRVLPKHLAAEIDLDAIKAPKVFSWLAQTGGVAANEMLRTFNCGVGMIAVVPADKAAEVSAVLTGEGETVFTLGRMVARDEGAAGTIYKGNLAL; translated from the coding sequence ATGAGCCAGTCGGGAAAGAACGGTCTCACCTATAGCGACGCGGGCGTTGATATCGACGCCGGGAACCTGATGGTCGAGAAGATCAAGCCGCATGTGCGCTCGACCCGGCGGCCCGGCGCCGACGGCGAAATCGGCGGCTTCGGCGGTCTCTTCGATCTCAAGGCCGCGGGCTTCACCGACCCGGTTCTGGTGGCCGCCAACGACGGCGTCGGCACCAAGCTGAAGATCGCCATCGACGCCAACAAGCACGACACCGTCGGCATCGACCTCGTCGCCATGTGCGTCAACGACCTCGTCGTCCAGGGCGCCGAACCGCTCTTCTTCCTCGACTATTTCGCGACCGGAAAGCTTGACCCGGACCAGGGTGCCGCGATCGTCGCCGGCATCGCTGCAGGCTGCCGCGAATCCGGTTGCGCGCTGATCGGCGGCGAGACCGCCGAAATGCCCGGCATGTATTCGGGCGGCGACTACGATCTCGCGGGCTTTGCCGTCGGCGCTGCCGAACGCGGTCAGTTGCTGCCGGCCGGTGACATCTCCGAAGGCGACGTCATCCTCGGCCTCGCCTCCTCCGGCGTGCATTCCAACGGCTATTCGCTGGTGCGCAAGATCGTCACGCTCTCGGGCCTTGCCTGGGATGCTCCTGCTCCGTTCGGCGAAGGTACGCTTGCCGATCTCCTGATGACGCCGACGCGCATCTATGTGAAGCCGCTCCTGAAGGCGATCCGCGAGACCGGTTCGATCAAGGCGCTCGCCCACATCACCGGCGGCGGTTTCCCTGAGAACATTCCGCGCGTGCTGCCAAAGCACCTCGCTGCCGAGATCGACCTCGACGCGATCAAGGCGCCGAAGGTGTTCTCGTGGCTCGCCCAGACCGGCGGCGTTGCCGCCAATGAAATGTTGCGCACCTTCAACTGCGGCGTCGGCATGATCGCCGTCGTTCCGGCCGACAAGGCCGCAGAGGTTTCCGCCGTGCTCACCGGCGAAGGCGAAACCGTCTTTACGCTGGGCCGCATGGTCGCCCGCGACGAAGGTGCAGCCGGCACGATCTACAAGGGCAACCTGGCCCTATGA
- the purN gene encoding phosphoribosylglycinamide formyltransferase, producing the protein MTTEVSTGKKRVVVFISGGGSNMLALAKATAEPDFPAEIVAVIADKADAGGLAKAEALGIPTRAFLRKDYDSKDAHEAAILAELDRLSPDIICLAGYMRLLSATFIQRHEGRILNIHPSLLPLFPGLHTHQRAIDAGMKVAGCTVHFVTEGMDEGPILAQAVVPVVPGDTSDSLAARVLTVEHRTYPMALRLMAEGKIRMEGGRAVSKSLGEATGTLISPAA; encoded by the coding sequence ATGACGACGGAAGTCTCGACGGGCAAGAAGCGGGTCGTCGTCTTCATCTCTGGTGGCGGCTCCAACATGCTGGCGCTCGCAAAGGCAACGGCCGAGCCGGATTTCCCGGCCGAGATCGTCGCCGTCATCGCCGACAAGGCGGATGCCGGCGGCCTCGCCAAAGCCGAGGCGCTTGGCATCCCCACGCGCGCTTTCCTGCGCAAGGACTACGACAGCAAGGACGCCCACGAAGCGGCAATCCTTGCCGAGCTCGACCGGCTGTCGCCGGACATCATCTGCCTCGCCGGCTATATGCGTCTGCTGTCGGCGACGTTCATCCAGCGCCACGAGGGACGTATCCTCAACATCCATCCGTCCTTGCTGCCGCTTTTCCCCGGCCTGCACACCCATCAGCGGGCTATCGACGCCGGCATGAAGGTCGCCGGTTGCACCGTGCACTTCGTCACCGAAGGCATGGACGAAGGCCCGATCCTGGCGCAGGCGGTGGTTCCAGTCGTGCCCGGCGACACGTCCGACAGCCTTGCTGCCCGAGTGCTGACCGTCGAGCACCGCACCTATCCGATGGCGCTTCGGCTGATGGCCGAGGGCAAGATACGCATGGAAGGCGGTCGCGCTGTGAGCAAGAGCCTTGGCGAGGCGACGGGTACGCTGATTTCGCCGGCTGCGTAA
- a CDS encoding virulence factor family protein, with the protein MFPALAEDAPKSYDTGMIPSPRIMLPKEKAAALVVLLSDAAGWTDKEQAIADTLTDDKTVVVGIDLKAYLASLAKDDGDCIYMVSDIESLSQQVQRAVGTDAYQLPVVAGVGAGGALALAIAAQTPPATIGQTLAIDPEEGIALEKQLCTPAEKVKKGDRMVYGLTDGALPDPVSVVFSPAASADGRSHVAALIAKHPDVEQEDSDDDAYTTLSDHLTDIIDSERDAGNPFGLPLTILDAKPTRDTMAVIYSGDGGWRDIDKEVGDVLQQQGVPVVGFDSLHYFWSERDPQVTADDLAKVMSYYRKHWNVRNVLLIGYSFGADVLPRTFNLLPAGEKAHVRQVTLMALSHMVDYKVSVLGWLGASGDGKGGDPLDDIKRIDPALVQCIYGTDEEDDACPQLKGTGVDVIGIDGGHHFDEDYPALTRRVLDALDRRLASAK; encoded by the coding sequence ATGTTCCCCGCTCTCGCGGAAGACGCGCCGAAGAGCTACGATACCGGGATGATCCCGTCGCCGCGCATCATGCTGCCGAAGGAAAAGGCGGCCGCACTTGTTGTGCTGCTGTCGGACGCCGCCGGCTGGACGGACAAGGAGCAGGCGATCGCCGACACGCTCACCGATGACAAGACAGTCGTTGTCGGCATCGACCTCAAGGCCTATCTCGCTTCGCTCGCCAAGGATGATGGCGACTGCATCTACATGGTCTCCGACATCGAATCGCTGAGCCAGCAGGTGCAGCGTGCCGTCGGCACCGACGCTTACCAATTGCCCGTCGTCGCAGGCGTCGGTGCCGGTGGTGCGCTGGCACTCGCCATCGCTGCCCAGACACCGCCTGCCACCATCGGCCAAACACTTGCGATTGATCCGGAAGAGGGGATCGCGCTTGAAAAGCAACTCTGCACCCCGGCCGAAAAGGTGAAGAAGGGCGACCGCATGGTCTATGGCCTGACCGACGGGGCATTGCCGGATCCGGTTTCCGTCGTCTTTTCACCCGCGGCATCGGCCGACGGGCGCTCCCATGTGGCGGCATTGATCGCCAAGCATCCGGACGTCGAGCAAGAGGACAGTGACGACGACGCCTATACGACGCTGTCCGATCACCTCACCGATATCATCGACAGCGAGCGCGACGCCGGCAATCCGTTCGGCTTGCCCCTGACCATCCTTGACGCAAAGCCGACCCGTGACACGATGGCGGTGATCTATTCAGGCGACGGTGGCTGGCGCGACATCGACAAGGAAGTCGGCGACGTGCTGCAGCAGCAGGGCGTACCGGTCGTCGGCTTCGATTCCCTGCACTACTTCTGGTCCGAGCGCGATCCGCAGGTGACGGCGGACGACCTTGCCAAGGTGATGAGCTACTACCGCAAGCACTGGAACGTGCGAAATGTGCTCCTCATCGGCTATTCCTTCGGTGCAGACGTCCTGCCGCGAACCTTCAACCTGCTGCCGGCCGGCGAAAAGGCCCATGTTCGCCAGGTGACCTTGATGGCCCTCTCGCACATGGTCGATTACAAGGTCTCTGTGCTGGGTTGGCTAGGGGCTTCTGGCGACGGCAAGGGTGGTGATCCGCTCGACGATATCAAGCGCATCGACCCGGCGTTGGTGCAATGCATCTACGGCACCGACGAAGAGGATGATGCCTGCCCGCAACTGAAGGGCACCGGCGTCGACGTCATCGGCATCGACGGCGGCCACCACTTCGACGAGGATTATCCGGCGCTGACACGGCGCGTGCTCGACGCCCTCGATCGCCGGCTGGCTTCGGCGAAGTGA